In Ostrea edulis chromosome 6, xbOstEdul1.1, whole genome shotgun sequence, a single window of DNA contains:
- the LOC130046818 gene encoding 26S proteasome complex subunit SEM1-like: protein MSDGKEKDKKPDLGLLEEDDEFEEFPAEDWTGADEEEEDVNVWEDNWDDDNVEDDFSSQLRAELEKQGKTIEGQEPMKT, encoded by the exons ATGAGCGACGGCAAAGAAAAAGACAAGAAACCTGATTTAGGTTTATTAGAAGAAGACGACGAATTTGAAGAATTTCCAGCAGAAG ACTGGACTGGTGCTGATGAGGAAGAGGAAGATGTGAACGTGTGGGAAGATAACTGGGATGATGACAATGTGGAGGATGATTTCTCATCACAACTCAG GGCAGAATTAGAGAAGCAAGGCAAGACCATAGAAGGCCAGGAACCTATGAAAACTTAA